A single region of the Desulfovibrio sp. ZJ209 genome encodes:
- a CDS encoding GAF domain-containing protein has protein sequence MNATSLEQQVLCIICSVFDAHSAVLFLPEEIDDACRLSAAFSLGDSICEDAVIRPGAGLVGWIIRNRQPLLLTHFDQRPSNLGYYVDGAETGIKAFMGCPVPTGGVLCVDSKRQYSFSDKDAKLLQLFAELIARLETNLPGEDMAGDIPRYFAELGVIQDLRFRYKRWPVFLENFLLTMRDATGFEYCAFASLDPGGDEYCVEAESRPLLLRDGAPACRPLGAGLVGWAFRDEQPVFVDDEAAAAPTALFGKVEGAPDFRTAICMPVMVHKTARGVLCLARTGAGSIDEGLRSFVRQAVDHLGLFLENLYLRTRLKALLPKATVESDGARVFDPDMAPAPPREER, from the coding sequence ATGAACGCCACCTCCCTTGAACAGCAAGTCCTCTGTATCATCTGCAGCGTTTTTGACGCGCATTCCGCCGTGCTCTTCCTGCCGGAAGAGATCGACGACGCCTGCCGGCTTTCCGCGGCCTTCAGCCTTGGGGACAGCATTTGTGAAGATGCCGTCATCCGCCCGGGCGCCGGCCTTGTGGGCTGGATCATCCGCAACCGCCAGCCGCTCCTGCTGACGCATTTCGACCAGCGGCCCAGCAATCTCGGCTATTACGTAGACGGCGCGGAAACCGGCATCAAGGCCTTCATGGGCTGCCCGGTGCCCACGGGCGGCGTGCTCTGCGTGGACAGCAAGCGGCAGTATTCCTTCTCCGACAAGGACGCCAAGCTCCTCCAGCTCTTCGCCGAGCTCATCGCGCGCCTCGAGACCAATCTCCCCGGGGAGGACATGGCGGGCGACATCCCCCGCTATTTCGCCGAGCTCGGCGTCATCCAGGACCTGCGCTTCCGCTACAAGCGCTGGCCGGTCTTCCTCGAGAACTTCCTGCTCACCATGCGCGACGCCACGGGCTTCGAATATTGCGCCTTCGCCTCGCTCGACCCGGGCGGCGACGAGTATTGCGTGGAGGCCGAATCCCGGCCGCTTCTTTTGAGGGACGGCGCCCCCGCCTGTCGGCCCCTGGGCGCGGGCCTCGTGGGCTGGGCCTTCCGCGACGAGCAGCCCGTCTTTGTGGACGATGAGGCCGCCGCGGCCCCCACGGCGCTCTTCGGCAAGGTGGAGGGCGCCCCGGACTTCAGGACGGCCATCTGCATGCCGGTCATGGTGCACAAGACCGCGCGCGGCGTGCTCTGCCTCGCGCGCACCGGCGCGGGCAGCATCGACGAGGGCCTGCGCAGCTTCGTCAGGCAGGCCGTGGACCATCTCGGCCTCTTCCTCGAAAATCTCTATCTCCGCACGCGGCTCAAGGCCCTGTTGCCCAAGGCCACCGTGGAGAGCGACGGCGCGCGCGTCTTTGACCCCGACATGGCGCCGGCGCCGCCCCGCGAAGAACGCTGA
- a CDS encoding NUDIX hydrolase, with translation MPQSSPLPPLRLPPQSPGPALREVVDEAGRPLCLLPEAVLLRQGLRHRAVALAIFDAQGRALLRPGADGWDFSSRALPQAMEATEDCCRRLLEAEWRLAGIAPRVLRRVDACAETGMAFLTLFAARIAVATAREMAAPGAFAPEGLPLLDAVELAGLAGQEPPILAPLLRHAVRAGWLAEQK, from the coding sequence ATGCCCCAGAGCTCCCCCTTGCCGCCTCTGCGGCTCCCGCCGCAGTCCCCGGGCCCCGCGCTCCGGGAGGTGGTGGACGAGGCCGGCCGGCCGCTCTGCCTGCTGCCGGAAGCCGTGCTCCTCAGGCAGGGGCTGCGCCACCGCGCGGTCGCTCTCGCCATATTCGATGCCCAAGGCCGCGCGCTCCTCAGGCCGGGCGCGGACGGCTGGGACTTTTCCTCCCGGGCGCTCCCACAGGCCATGGAGGCCACGGAAGATTGCTGCCGGCGCCTCCTCGAGGCGGAATGGCGCCTCGCCGGCATCGCCCCGCGCGTGCTGCGCCGGGTGGACGCCTGCGCCGAGACCGGCATGGCGTTCTTGACCCTTTTCGCGGCGCGCATCGCGGTGGCCACCGCCCGGGAGATGGCCGCGCCGGGCGCCTTCGCGCCCGAGGGCCTGCCCCTGCTGGACGCCGTGGAGCTGGCCGGGCTCGCCGGGCAGGAGCCGCCCATCCTTGCGCCGCTTTTGCGCCACGCCGTGCGCGCCGGGTGGCTTGCTGAGCAGAAATGA
- the flhA gene encoding flagellar biosynthesis protein FlhA produces MATTGLPQFDYSRFSKHGELALAAGVVVILFVMLVPLPTFFMDIMLCVSISISLLVLVTTMFMNSPLEFTIFPSLLLITTLLRLALNVASTRLILLNGDAGVEAAGSVIRSFGEFVVGGSYVVGGVIFMIMFILNKSVITAGTTRIAEVAARFTLDAMPGKQMAIEADLNAGLIDEEEANDRRHALRKEADFYGAMDGACKFVSGDVNAGMMITMVNIVGGIIIGVVQKDMDFSSALTTYSLLTIGDGLVSTIPSIIVSTATGLLVSRAASEAKMGEEFLAQLTFNSQALKMVSGVLVVFALVPGLPAIPFLVLAVLLFLVSRVSAKDEAEGAEGKKNAKAKAKSGGASSPATADTPEEVQALLPLDTLELEVGYGLIPLVDEEQSGNILSRIRSIRRQFALDMGVVIPSLHLRDNLQLKPGQYSLLIKGNQVASAEILVDHFLAMDPGNVTTHISGIETREPAFNLPAIWIPESQREEAMLAGYTVVDPATVIATHLTEVFKRHLADFLDRQAVQGLLDTVAKHSPKAVEDLVPGTISLGGVQKVLQLLVRENVSIRDMLTIVETLGDFGGGVKNPEMLAEYVREKLSRSIVRPYLDSQGVLPVLTLNGNAERMVQEGIRQTDNGATFLSLNPAAAQRLMQNIGAAVENAVNTDGQPVILASPMVRPHLAQLITRFMPTVPVISQAEIPADIRLQSVGTVGAE; encoded by the coding sequence ATGGCAACGACAGGACTGCCTCAATTCGATTACAGCCGCTTTTCCAAGCATGGCGAGCTTGCCCTCGCGGCGGGCGTGGTCGTCATCCTCTTCGTCATGCTGGTGCCGCTGCCGACATTCTTCATGGATATCATGCTCTGCGTGAGCATATCCATTTCCCTGCTCGTCCTCGTGACGACCATGTTCATGAACTCGCCGCTCGAGTTCACCATCTTCCCCTCGCTCCTGCTCATCACCACCCTGCTCAGGCTGGCGCTCAACGTGGCCTCCACGCGCCTCATCCTGCTCAACGGTGATGCCGGCGTCGAGGCCGCGGGCAGCGTCATCCGCTCCTTCGGCGAATTCGTCGTGGGCGGCAGCTACGTTGTGGGTGGCGTCATCTTCATGATCATGTTCATCCTCAACAAGTCGGTCATCACCGCCGGCACCACGCGCATCGCCGAGGTGGCGGCCCGCTTCACTCTGGACGCCATGCCGGGCAAGCAGATGGCCATCGAGGCCGACCTCAACGCCGGCCTCATCGACGAGGAAGAAGCCAATGACCGCCGCCACGCCCTGCGCAAGGAGGCGGACTTCTACGGCGCCATGGACGGTGCCTGTAAATTTGTTTCCGGCGACGTGAACGCGGGCATGATGATCACCATGGTCAACATCGTGGGCGGCATCATCATCGGCGTTGTCCAGAAGGACATGGACTTCAGCTCCGCGCTCACCACCTATTCGCTCCTGACCATCGGCGACGGCCTGGTCTCCACCATCCCGTCGATCATCGTGTCCACGGCCACCGGCCTGCTCGTTTCCCGCGCGGCTTCCGAAGCCAAGATGGGCGAAGAGTTCCTGGCGCAGCTCACCTTCAACAGCCAGGCGCTCAAGATGGTCTCCGGCGTGCTCGTGGTGTTCGCCCTGGTGCCCGGCCTCCCGGCCATCCCCTTCCTCGTGCTCGCGGTGCTGCTCTTCCTCGTGTCCCGCGTTTCCGCCAAGGACGAGGCCGAGGGTGCGGAAGGCAAGAAGAACGCCAAGGCCAAGGCCAAGAGCGGCGGCGCGTCCTCCCCGGCCACCGCCGACACCCCCGAGGAAGTGCAGGCGCTGCTCCCGCTCGACACCCTCGAGCTCGAGGTGGGCTACGGCCTCATCCCCCTGGTGGACGAAGAGCAGAGCGGCAACATCCTCTCCCGCATCCGCTCCATCCGGCGGCAGTTCGCCCTCGACATGGGCGTGGTCATCCCCTCGCTGCACCTGCGCGACAACCTCCAGCTCAAGCCCGGCCAGTACTCCCTGCTCATCAAGGGCAACCAGGTGGCTTCGGCGGAGATCCTTGTGGACCACTTCCTGGCCATGGACCCGGGCAACGTCACCACCCACATCAGCGGCATCGAGACGCGCGAGCCGGCCTTCAACCTGCCCGCCATCTGGATCCCGGAAAGCCAGCGCGAAGAGGCCATGCTCGCGGGCTACACCGTGGTGGACCCGGCGACGGTCATCGCCACGCACCTGACCGAAGTGTTCAAGCGCCACCTCGCCGACTTCCTCGACCGGCAGGCCGTGCAGGGGCTGCTCGACACGGTGGCCAAGCACTCGCCCAAGGCCGTGGAGGACCTCGTGCCCGGCACCATCAGTCTGGGCGGCGTCCAGAAGGTGCTGCAGCTGCTCGTGCGCGAAAACGTGAGCATCCGCGACATGCTGACCATCGTGGAGACCCTGGGCGACTTCGGCGGCGGCGTGAAGAACCCCGAAATGCTGGCCGAGTATGTGCGCGAAAAGCTCTCCCGCTCCATCGTGCGCCCCTACCTCGACAGCCAGGGCGTGCTGCCGGTGCTCACCCTGAACGGCAACGCCGAGCGCATGGTGCAGGAGGGCATCCGCCAGACCGACAACGGCGCCACCTTCCTGTCGCTCAACCCGGCGGCGGCGCAGCGCCTCATGCAGAACATCGGCGCGGCCGTGGAGAACGCGGTCAACACCGACGGCCAGCCCGTCATCCTGGCGAGCCCCATGGTCCGGCCGCACCTGGCGCAGCTCATCACGCGCTTCATGCCCACGGTCCCGGTCATCTCCCAGGCCGAGATCCCGGCGGACATCCGGCTCCAGTCCGTGGGCACGGTGGGCGCCGAGTAG
- the secG gene encoding preprotein translocase subunit SecG translates to MQTLILTLHIIVCVLLVILILLQSGKEGMGVIFGGGGNTSVFGSSGAGGILAKLTTLMAIIFVITSLSYTYVTSARPSNESTILNVKIEEPEAPARTAPAAPEGAAPEAPKGSEPGAKAPAAGAAPAQTPAPDAAAGTAAPQKP, encoded by the coding sequence GTGCAGACCCTTATTCTCACACTGCATATCATTGTCTGCGTCCTGCTCGTCATCCTCATCCTGCTCCAGTCGGGCAAGGAGGGCATGGGCGTTATCTTTGGCGGCGGCGGCAACACCTCGGTCTTCGGCAGCAGCGGGGCCGGGGGCATCCTCGCCAAGCTCACGACGCTCATGGCCATCATCTTTGTCATCACGTCCCTGAGCTATACCTATGTGACGAGCGCCCGGCCCAGCAACGAGTCCACCATCCTCAACGTGAAGATCGAGGAGCCCGAGGCCCCGGCGCGCACGGCCCCGGCGGCGCCTGAGGGGGCAGCCCCTGAGGCGCCCAAGGGTTCAGAACCCGGCGCCAAGGCCCCTGCCGCGGGGGCAGCCCCTGCGCAGACCCCGGCGCCGGACGCGGCCGCCGGCACAGCGGCACCGCAAAAGCCCTAG
- the flhB gene encoding flagellar biosynthesis protein FlhB, with protein MFGAQKDPSRTEEATPKRVKKQREEGNVPKSAELGKAVSLAGGMMALSVWIGPMADSIKAVFRRFLVHSWEFDPNPQNVYILTQELMIELCKIIMPVILFLAFLGFLAQRIQVGKLWTTKVFKFKWQRFNIFKGIKQMMFSPQTALRTIKSLLFAIILCIIPGWIIWQEHENFLPMYYATTEGVAAYMLQMAFKLACYALVPILAITAFDVWQSRFAYKEGMKMTKDEVKDERKQADGDPVIKNKQRQKMMQMVMKRMLQDVPKADVVVTNPTHIAVALRYNADEFPAPVVLAKGADHLAEKIKAVAREHNVPIRENVPLARALYKAVEIGDMIPEELYKAVATLLASIWKLKPRAAA; from the coding sequence ATGTTCGGAGCCCAGAAAGACCCAAGCAGAACAGAAGAAGCAACGCCCAAGCGCGTAAAAAAGCAGCGCGAAGAGGGCAATGTTCCCAAGTCTGCGGAGCTCGGCAAGGCCGTGAGCCTTGCGGGCGGCATGATGGCGCTCTCGGTTTGGATCGGCCCCATGGCCGATTCCATCAAGGCTGTGTTCCGCCGTTTTCTCGTCCATTCCTGGGAGTTCGATCCCAATCCCCAGAACGTCTATATTTTGACGCAGGAGCTGATGATCGAGCTGTGCAAGATCATCATGCCCGTCATTCTCTTCCTGGCCTTCCTGGGCTTCCTCGCCCAGCGCATCCAGGTGGGCAAGCTCTGGACCACCAAGGTCTTCAAGTTCAAGTGGCAGCGCTTCAACATCTTCAAGGGCATCAAGCAGATGATGTTCTCGCCGCAGACGGCGCTGCGCACCATCAAGAGCCTGCTTTTCGCCATCATCCTCTGCATCATCCCCGGCTGGATCATCTGGCAGGAGCATGAAAACTTCCTGCCCATGTACTACGCCACCACTGAGGGCGTGGCGGCTTACATGCTCCAGATGGCCTTCAAGCTCGCCTGCTACGCGCTCGTGCCCATCCTCGCCATCACGGCCTTCGATGTCTGGCAGTCGCGCTTCGCCTACAAGGAAGGCATGAAGATGACCAAGGACGAGGTCAAGGACGAGCGCAAGCAGGCCGACGGCGACCCGGTGATCAAGAACAAGCAGCGCCAGAAGATGATGCAGATGGTGATGAAGCGCATGCTCCAGGACGTGCCCAAGGCCGATGTGGTCGTCACCAACCCGACGCACATCGCCGTGGCCCTGCGCTACAATGCCGACGAGTTCCCGGCGCCGGTCGTCCTCGCCAAGGGCGCCGACCACCTGGCCGAGAAAATCAAGGCCGTGGCCCGGGAACACAACGTGCCCATCCGCGAAAATGTACCTTTGGCACGAGCTTTGTATAAAGCAGTGGAAATCGGTGACATGATCCCCGAAGAGCTGTACAAGGCCGTGGCCACCCTGCTCGCCAGCATCTGGAAACTCAAGCCCAGAGCGGCCGCGTAG
- a CDS encoding RsmE family RNA methyltransferase, whose amino-acid sequence MSGRTMQGRRGDEAPRDVDMFDGLPRFYLAPQCWPAAGPDGEAPAGAEVLIDGPEAAHLRVLRLEPGEAALLLDGKGRIGRCRVLAVGRREARLALLGWSFQPQPASRAVMALALSKAVRRGFFMEKAAELGATGVWLWQGDHSQGRLPENAAAASLGQLVAGAKQCGNPWLPEVRAFDGIGGVIAQAAGADFRLLPWERQEGVPMLGPGMAGRAGLTVYVIGPEGGFSARELAALREAVFTPVSLGARILRCETAAALCLGLHWWASQLPGGPDFRPAPEKNGPETAGPQNDGPEGPLP is encoded by the coding sequence GTGAGCGGGCGGACCATGCAGGGGCGCCGAGGCGACGAGGCCCCGCGGGACGTGGATATGTTCGACGGGTTGCCGCGTTTCTATCTCGCGCCACAATGCTGGCCCGCCGCCGGGCCGGACGGTGAGGCGCCTGCGGGGGCGGAAGTCCTCATTGATGGCCCGGAGGCCGCGCATCTGCGCGTGCTCAGGCTCGAGCCCGGAGAGGCCGCCCTGCTGCTCGACGGCAAGGGCCGCATCGGGCGCTGCCGGGTGCTCGCCGTGGGCCGCAGGGAGGCGCGCCTTGCGCTCCTCGGCTGGAGCTTCCAGCCACAGCCCGCTTCCCGCGCGGTCATGGCGCTGGCCCTGAGCAAGGCCGTGCGCCGGGGCTTCTTCATGGAAAAGGCGGCGGAACTCGGCGCCACCGGCGTCTGGCTCTGGCAGGGCGACCACAGCCAGGGGCGCCTCCCCGAAAATGCCGCGGCGGCGTCGCTCGGACAGCTCGTCGCCGGCGCCAAGCAATGCGGCAACCCGTGGCTCCCGGAAGTGCGGGCTTTCGACGGCATCGGCGGGGTCATCGCGCAGGCCGCGGGGGCGGACTTCCGCCTGCTCCCGTGGGAGCGGCAGGAGGGAGTCCCCATGCTCGGGCCGGGCATGGCGGGGCGCGCGGGCCTCACGGTCTATGTCATCGGGCCCGAGGGCGGCTTTTCCGCCCGGGAGCTTGCGGCCTTGCGCGAAGCCGTATTCACGCCCGTGAGCCTCGGCGCCCGCATCCTCCGCTGCGAGACGGCGGCCGCGCTCTGCCTGGGCCTGCACTGGTGGGCCTCGCAGTTGCCGGGGGGGCCGGATTTCCGGCCCGCGCCGGAAAAGAACGGGCCCGAAACTGCCGGGCCTCAAAATGACGGCCCTGAAGGCCCGCTCCCATGA
- a CDS encoding GNAT family N-acetyltransferase, producing the protein MVSPHEVAKTAAELAARRLDAASARAVWELERRCFTLPWSEEQCRAAFGQPAFAAFGLWSGPRLLAYISLYHAGSPAHLSYAPCGELEILNLAVEPAARRRGCGRRLLLLALQAGRKMGMQKAILEVREGNAPALALYRASGFHETGRRRRRYYADTGEDALVLECPLAEPAARAPA; encoded by the coding sequence ATGGTTTCTCCTCACGAAGTGGCAAAAACCGCGGCGGAGCTTGCCGCGCGGCGGCTTGACGCGGCGAGCGCCCGCGCCGTGTGGGAGCTGGAGCGCCGCTGCTTCACGCTCCCGTGGAGCGAGGAGCAATGCCGCGCCGCCTTCGGCCAGCCGGCCTTCGCGGCCTTCGGCCTCTGGAGCGGCCCGCGCCTTCTCGCCTATATCTCCCTGTACCACGCGGGGTCGCCGGCCCACCTATCCTACGCCCCTTGCGGGGAACTGGAAATCCTCAATCTCGCGGTGGAGCCTGCCGCGCGGCGCCGGGGCTGCGGGCGCCGGCTGCTCCTGCTGGCCTTGCAAGCCGGGCGCAAAATGGGTATGCAAAAAGCGATTCTCGAGGTGCGCGAGGGCAATGCCCCGGCGCTCGCCCTCTACCGGGCGAGCGGCTTTCACGAGACCGGCCGCCGCCGCCGCCGCTATTATGCCGATACGGGCGAGGACGCCCTCGTGCTCGAATGCCCCCTTGCCGAACCAGCGGCCCGCGCCCCGGCCTGA
- the tpiA gene encoding triose-phosphate isomerase yields MQKIIAANWKMHKIRPQAGETAAELALALKGGTPLERLAVVFAPFTDLAVVADAVAGVKNLEVGAQNFYPEEQGAFTGEISPAMVRDAGGQWLLTGHSERRHIFGESDALVARKTAYGLEKGFKVMLCVGETLEEREAGHLHDVLERQLKTAIEPMDATLRAKLAGSFAIAYEPVWAIGTGKVAGPAEVLDAHLVTRNILTNILGVAAQDLPILYGGSVKPDNAGALINLDNVDGLLVGGASLEAKSFLQILGA; encoded by the coding sequence ATGCAGAAGATCATCGCCGCCAACTGGAAGATGCACAAGATCCGCCCGCAGGCTGGAGAGACGGCCGCGGAACTGGCGCTGGCCCTCAAGGGCGGAACGCCCCTCGAGCGCCTCGCCGTGGTGTTCGCGCCCTTCACCGACCTCGCCGTGGTGGCCGACGCCGTGGCCGGGGTGAAAAACCTCGAGGTGGGCGCCCAGAATTTCTACCCCGAGGAGCAGGGCGCCTTCACGGGCGAGATCTCGCCGGCCATGGTGCGCGACGCCGGCGGCCAGTGGCTGCTCACCGGCCATTCCGAGCGCCGTCACATTTTTGGCGAATCCGACGCCCTGGTGGCCCGCAAGACGGCCTACGGCCTCGAAAAGGGCTTCAAGGTCATGCTCTGCGTGGGCGAGACCCTTGAGGAGCGCGAGGCCGGGCACCTCCACGACGTGCTGGAGCGCCAGCTCAAGACCGCCATCGAGCCCATGGACGCCACCCTGCGCGCCAAGCTCGCCGGGAGCTTCGCCATCGCCTACGAGCCCGTGTGGGCCATCGGCACCGGCAAGGTGGCCGGCCCGGCGGAAGTGCTGGACGCGCACCTCGTCACGCGCAACATCCTCACCAATATCCTCGGCGTGGCCGCGCAGGACCTGCCCATCCTCTACGGCGGCAGCGTCAAGCCCGACAACGCCGGCGCGCTCATTAACCTTGACAACGTGGACGGTCTTCTGGTAGGTGGCGCTTCTTTGGAAGCCAAGAGCTTTCTCCAGATTCTGGGCGCGTGA
- a CDS encoding Smr/MutS family protein has translation MMSDTDEFSDNPFRKLDAARFPAKRGRGASGKAGAGAGTTVRAPKGPRAGAVPDTDPEDAALFMAAMSRVQPAETSARGGFRLADTGALDEVSSPKKRRRARAKQETAAAQAPGPLAESVDRAPGPPAPAEDEESAAFLRAMGDARPLAGRGREVAPVTETATPPPASGLSFRELMEGTLEFAVSHSDEYLEGHVVGLDPLIMGRLRAGGLSPEAHLDLHGLNSVQAFEALRDFMRGAWFKSLRVVLVVPGRGRNSPQGRAVLREKLQLWLTQEPFKRAVLAFCTARPHDGGPGSVYVLLRKFRKKGRIFWERMPMDPDLV, from the coding sequence ATGATGTCCGACACTGACGAATTTTCCGACAATCCTTTTCGCAAGCTCGATGCGGCGCGCTTTCCCGCCAAGAGGGGGCGGGGCGCGAGCGGGAAGGCGGGTGCGGGGGCCGGCACCACGGTCCGCGCGCCCAAGGGCCCCCGGGCCGGGGCTGTGCCCGACACCGACCCCGAGGACGCGGCGCTGTTCATGGCCGCCATGAGCCGTGTGCAACCTGCGGAAACCAGCGCGCGGGGCGGCTTCCGCCTGGCGGACACGGGCGCCCTGGACGAGGTGTCGAGCCCGAAAAAGCGGCGCCGGGCTCGCGCCAAGCAGGAAACGGCTGCGGCCCAAGCTCCCGGGCCGCTTGCGGAGAGCGTGGACAGGGCGCCCGGGCCCCCGGCCCCCGCTGAAGACGAGGAGAGCGCGGCCTTTTTGCGCGCCATGGGCGATGCCCGGCCGCTCGCGGGGCGCGGCCGCGAGGTGGCGCCCGTGACGGAAACGGCCACGCCGCCCCCGGCAAGCGGGCTCAGCTTTCGCGAGCTCATGGAAGGCACGCTGGAATTCGCCGTCTCCCACTCCGACGAATACCTTGAAGGCCACGTGGTCGGGCTCGACCCGCTCATCATGGGGCGCCTGCGCGCCGGAGGCCTCAGCCCCGAGGCCCATCTCGACCTCCACGGCCTCAATTCCGTCCAGGCATTCGAGGCCCTGCGCGACTTCATGCGTGGCGCGTGGTTCAAGAGCCTGCGCGTGGTGCTCGTGGTGCCGGGGCGGGGCCGCAATTCCCCGCAGGGGCGGGCCGTGTTGCGCGAAAAGCTCCAGCTCTGGCTCACCCAGGAGCCCTTCAAGCGCGCGGTGCTCGCGTTTTGCACGGCAAGGCCGCATGACGGCGGCCCGGGCAGCGTGTACGTCCTTTTGCGGAAGTTCCGCAAGAAGGGCCGCATCTTCTGGGAGCGCATGCCCATGGACCCCGACCTCGTGTAG
- a CDS encoding inositol monophosphatase family protein, producing MREIAGRDAAALLEGCVRLVRQAGATIRERWDGPSQVTHKGAVDLVTDTDLAVEAFLKEGLGALLPGSAFLAEESSAPAGPAADSGPCWIIDPVDGTTNFVHRLAQMSTSVALWADGAVQLGVVNGPMLGPEGECFSALRGAGAFLNGRRLSVSRAGALTDALACTGFPYELAGRLELVLERLRRVLPATQGMRRLGSAALDLAFVAAGRLDVFYEDWLKPWDLAAGWLLVEEAGGTVSGLDGAPFRFGEALLATNGPLHPAMVALLGPTLERA from the coding sequence ATGAGGGAGATCGCGGGCCGCGACGCGGCCGCACTGCTGGAGGGCTGCGTGCGCCTCGTGCGCCAGGCGGGAGCCACGATCCGCGAGCGCTGGGACGGCCCGAGCCAGGTCACGCACAAGGGCGCCGTCGACCTTGTGACGGATACGGACCTCGCCGTGGAGGCCTTTCTCAAGGAGGGGCTGGGGGCGCTTCTGCCCGGATCGGCCTTCCTCGCGGAGGAGAGCAGCGCGCCCGCAGGGCCGGCGGCCGATTCCGGCCCCTGCTGGATTATCGACCCGGTGGACGGCACCACCAACTTCGTGCACCGGCTGGCGCAGATGAGCACCTCCGTGGCCCTGTGGGCGGACGGCGCGGTGCAGCTCGGCGTGGTGAACGGGCCCATGCTCGGGCCGGAGGGCGAATGCTTCTCGGCCCTGCGCGGGGCCGGAGCCTTCCTCAACGGGCGGCGCCTTTCCGTGTCCCGCGCGGGAGCGCTCACCGACGCGCTGGCCTGCACGGGCTTTCCCTACGAGCTTGCGGGGCGGCTCGAGCTGGTGCTGGAGCGGCTCAGGCGGGTGCTCCCGGCCACGCAGGGCATGCGGCGCCTGGGCTCGGCCGCGCTGGACCTCGCCTTCGTGGCAGCGGGGCGGCTGGACGTGTTTTATGAAGACTGGCTCAAGCCCTGGGATCTCGCCGCGGGCTGGCTCCTGGTGGAGGAGGCCGGGGGCACGGTGAGCGGCCTTGACGGCGCGCCCTTCCGCTTCGGCGAGGCGCTGCTGGCGACGAATGGCCCCCTGCATCCGGCCATGGTGGCGCTGTTGGGGCCGACGCTGGAGCGGGCCTAG
- a CDS encoding rod shape-determining protein, with amino-acid sequence MFPRRFLRLFATDIAMDLGTANTLLATKKHGIVVNEPSVVALDARTGAVLAVGTQARGYVGRTPAAIRAVRPMQNGVIADFDVTRAMISHFVRKAIDGWRLVRPSMVICVPSGVTQVEKRAVIDAAQLAGADDIALIEEPMAAALGADLPIREPVGNMVLDIGGGTSEVAVISLGGVAAAQSVRVAGDAMTHAVQRYLREVFRMEVGENTAENVKILLGSAWPQPDAPVLEVSGKDLVQGRPRAVTVSEGHIREALAEPLQAVRDTVLRALEATPPELAADVSRNGLLLAGGGALLKGLDQYLARETRLRVFVDTDPLTTVLRGTARAMADRKGFASVFIN; translated from the coding sequence ATGTTCCCGCGCCGTTTCCTGCGGCTCTTCGCCACCGACATCGCCATGGACCTGGGCACGGCCAACACCCTGTTGGCCACCAAAAAGCATGGCATCGTGGTCAACGAGCCCTCGGTGGTGGCGCTGGACGCCCGCACGGGCGCCGTGCTCGCCGTGGGCACGCAGGCGCGCGGCTATGTGGGGCGCACGCCCGCGGCCATCCGCGCGGTGAGGCCCATGCAGAACGGCGTCATCGCCGACTTTGACGTGACCAGGGCCATGATCTCGCACTTCGTGCGCAAGGCCATCGACGGCTGGCGGCTGGTCAGGCCCTCCATGGTCATCTGCGTGCCCTCGGGCGTGACCCAGGTGGAGAAGCGGGCGGTCATCGACGCGGCGCAGCTCGCCGGGGCCGATGACATCGCTCTCATCGAGGAGCCCATGGCCGCGGCCCTCGGCGCCGACCTCCCCATCCGCGAGCCCGTGGGCAACATGGTGCTCGACATCGGCGGCGGCACCAGCGAGGTGGCCGTCATCTCGCTCGGCGGCGTGGCGGCGGCGCAGTCCGTACGCGTGGCCGGCGACGCCATGACCCACGCCGTGCAACGCTACCTGCGCGAGGTCTTCCGCATGGAGGTGGGCGAGAACACGGCGGAGAACGTCAAGATCCTTCTGGGCTCCGCCTGGCCCCAGCCCGACGCGCCCGTGCTCGAGGTGTCCGGCAAGGATCTCGTGCAGGGGCGTCCCCGGGCCGTCACCGTGAGCGAGGGCCATATCCGCGAGGCGCTGGCCGAGCCGCTCCAGGCCGTGCGCGACACGGTGCTCCGCGCGCTGGAGGCCACACCGCCCGAGCTCGCCGCGGACGTGAGCCGCAACGGGCTCTTGCTCGCCGGCGGGGGCGCGCTGCTCAAGGGGCTGGACCAATACCTCGCCCGCGAGACCCGCCTGCGCGTCTTTGTCGACACCGACCCGCTCACCACGGTGCTGCGCGGCACCGCCCGCGCCATGGCCGACCGCAAGGGCTTTGCGTCCGTCTTTATCAATTGA